In Flavobacterium piscisymbiosum, the sequence CAATTTCACTGGCTTTTTTGTTTTTTAGAAACGTTTGAGCCTTTTTGTAAATGCTATCAGCTTCTTCGCTTTTTATTCCGAATTTTTCGTTGTAATCAATCACAAAACTGGCAAAACGAAGCGCTTCATCATCCGCTACAGCGATATTTCCAGAAGTTTGGTACGCTACATGCACTTCGTGTCCTTGTTCCTGCAAGCGCATAAAAGTTCCTCCCATACTAATAATATCATCATCTGGATGCGGACTAAAAATTAAAACACGTTTTTTAGCCGGTTCTGCTCTTTCAGGTCGGTTGGTATCGTCGGCATTTGGTTTTCCGCCCGGCCAGCCTGTAATTGTGTTTTGCAGTTTATTGAATATTTTAATGTTGATGTCGTACGCCGGACCAGAATCTGCCAATAAATCGCTCATTCCGTTTTCGATATAATCAGCATCAGTAAGCATTAAAATTGGCTTTTTTAAATCTAATGCCAGCCCTAAAACCGCTTTACGGATTAATTTATCTGTCCAGACAATTTTTTCTACTAGCCAAGGTCTGTTGATTCGGGTTAGTTTAGACGAAGCTTCTTTATCCAGAACAAAAACAGCATTATTGTGCTCTTGTAAAAATGAAGCAGGAATCTGATTGGTAACTTCTCCTTCAACCGATTTTTTAATGATATTTGATTTTCCTTCTCCCCAAGCCATTAAAATAACCTGTTTGGCTTCCATAATCTTTTTAACTCCAAGTGTAATTGCTGTTCTTGGCGTGTTGCTCAATCCCGAAAAATCGCCACTTGCTGCTACTCTCGTAATGTGATCCAGCGCCACTAATCTTGTTTTAGAGTTTTGAAGCGAACCTGATTCATTAAATCCGATATGTCCGTTTCCTCCAATTCCCAAAATCTGTAAATCGATACCTCCAAGAGCTTCGATTTTTGCTTCATAATTATGGCAATAATCGGCGATTTCTTCTTTCGATAAAGTTCCGTCGGGAATATGATAGTTTTCAGGTAAAATATCAACCTGATCTAACAATAATTCCTTCATAAATCGAACATAACTGTTGATAGAATCCGGTTCCATCGGGTAATATTCGTCTAGGTTGAAAGTGATTACGTTTTTAAAACTCAAGCCTTCTTCTTTATGCAGACGAACCAGTTCTGCATACAATCCTTTTGGAGAAGAACCTGTTGCCAAACCTAAAATACAAGGTTTGTTTTCTTTTTGTTTGGATTGGATCAGTGATGCAATTTCTTTTGCAACGGCTTTTGAGGCTTCAGAAGAATTTTCAAAAACAACCGTATTGATGTTTTCGAATCGTTTTTCGAATCCTGTTGCTTTATCTATGATACTTTTTATCATTTTAATGTATTTTGAATTTGTTTATTTTAACATATAGAGATCTATGTTTCTATGTGTTTAAATTTCTCTCGCAGATTTGGCAGATTTAGTAGATTTTTCTTTTTTTAATTTTAATAATTTAAATTCAGGCAGATGTATTTACTACGCTTCTTAAAAAATCTGCCAAATCTGCGAGAAAAATAAATTTAGGATTTGGAAATCAATATAAATCTATTCTTTTTCCAGAGCGATGATATTGCGTCTATGTTTCTACGTGTTTAAATATTAGGACTCGTTAGATGGTTTTCCTATGGTAGCCAAAATACCGCCGTCAACATACACAATATGTCCGTTTACAAAATCACTTGCTTTTGAACTCAAAAATATGGCAGCACCTTGTAAATCATCCGGATCTCCCCAGCGTCCTGCAGGGGTTCTACCCATAATAAATTCATTAAATGGATGTCCGTTTACACGAATAGGAGCAGTCTGGCTTGTAGCAAAATATCCAGGGCCGATTCCGTTAGTCTGAATATTAAATTTAGCCCATTCTGTAGCCATGTTTTTAGTCAGCATTTTTAGTCCGCCTTTTGCTGCAGCATAAGCGCTTACAGAATCTCTTCCCAATTCGCTCATCATGGAGCACATGTTTATGATTTTTCCGCCTCCGCGTTCAATCATTCCTTTGGCAATAGTTTTAGAAACAATAAAAGGGCCTGTTAAGTCTACTTTTATAACAGCTTCAAAATCGGCAACTTCCATTTCTATAATCGGTGTTCTTTTGATGATTCCGGCATTATTGATTAAAATATCGATGGGACCAACTTCGGCTTCAATCTTGTTGATTGCGGCAATTACAGCAGTTTCATCGGTTACATCAAATAAATAGCCATAGGCTTCGATTCCTTCAGATTTATATTCTGCAATGGCTTTATCTACTGCTTCCTGCGATGAGTGATCGTTTACTACAATTTTTGCACCTGCATTTCCAAGTCCTTTGGCCATTGCCATTCCCAGACCATGGACTCCTCCTGTAATAAGCGCTGTTTTTCCCGTTAAATCAAATAAGTTAATTGACATTTTTTTTAAGTTTTTGGTTATTAGTAATTTTTATCCTGACAGGTTTTTAAAACCTGTCAGGTATGTTTTTATTTCTATGGTTGTGGTTTTTTATTTAACACTTATAATCAAAGGATTTTTGAGTTCCTCATTAAAATGATTCAGGTAATCCATCCATTGTTTTGCTGTAGTGATTTTTCCGGCCTTATCCCAGCATGCGCCAGAATAGTAAATGATTGGCTCCTTGTTTGTGACTGTAGTTTTAGCCAAAAGCTGTTCTTTACTCACCCACATTGTTTTTGCCGGAGTGGTTAAAATCGTACCCAGACCAGTAGTTCCTTCTTTATCAAAAGCAGGTTCCCAATAGCCCATAATTCCTTGTTGTTCGTTTAAGGAAATAATGCCCTGCTTTTCGCGTCTTATTATTCCAACTACAACAGGCATAGGTTCGTTTTGGTCGAAAGTATAGCTGTTTTCAATTTTATTAAGTTGTGAACCGGCATCCAGTGAAATGGTTTTTACAGCCTTAACCTTTATTCCTCCTGCATTCCAGGTATCATAAACTAATTGAAAAGTAGAGCGCAAAGGACCATTGTCCAAGATTTTCCATTGATGGTAATTGGCAGAATAGCGTATAGTATCTTTTATGTACGGAGCCATATTTCCGGCGCCTAAGGTATAACCTACATGATAATAATCTAAACCATCGCCATGATCGATATGATATTCATTGCGTTTATAACGATCGTTCAGGACTAATTTATTGGTGCGTTTTACCCAGACATCATAGCCATAAGCGTCACCTTCGGTTTTTTCTAAGGCTTTTCCGTAAGCACGAAAAGCAATTTTATCATTTTCCCATGCAAAATCGTCCAAACGTTCCGGTACATAACGCGCATAAGTTTTAGAAGCAAAGGCTTCAGGTTTACCTTTTTGAATTAGAAGTCTCAGCGATGATTTTGCCTTAATATCAATTTGCACTAATAGATTTTGTATGGAACGATTTCCATGATGTTCTAATTGATACGGAACTTGTTTTTTTGTATTGGCGTTAATTACCACAAAATTTGCTGTGTCAATTTGCGGAAAGGAGGAAAGCACTGCTGCCCATTTTATGGCTGTTACCGATTCTTTTCGGTCTAAAGCCGAATTATTATGAATGCTGATTGATTTTTTTACCTGAGCCATAGCCATTAAAGGCAAAACAAAAGCCAGTAAAAAGTGGAGTTTAATTAATTTCATAGGTTGCAATAATTGTAATTTTTAAATATAATTTTTCCTAAAGCCTGCTGAAAAAAGACATAGTTTGAGCTTCCCCAATTCCAAATGTGTTTACTATTTGTATGAGGTGAGATTTTTCAGAATTTGAAAATTCAAATAATTTTAGCCTTTTAAGACTTGGTTTTAAATGGTTTTAAATGGTTTTAAGGGAAAGGATGAAGTTGATTTTTCATTGTATTAGCAGCTGTTGTGTTGTTTAAAATTTAGTTATTCTTTTGGATCTTCTATTTTGGCTAAATACTCGCTTGGCATACAACCGTAATGTTGTTTGAATGCTGTCGAAAAATACGACGGCGAATTAAAACCGCACATATACGTAATCTGTGCAATGGTGTAGCGTTTACTCTGCATCAATTCTACCGCTTTTTTAAATCGGATTCTTTTTATAAAATCCATTGCAGATTCGCCTGTTATAGCCTTTAACTTCAAGTAAAGGTTTGATCTGCTCATTCCGATTTCCTTGCTGAATTGATCTACCGAAAACTCAGAATCGGCCAGGTGATCTTCGACAATTTGAATGGCTTGTTTCAGGAATTCTTCATCGAGTGTATTAAAAGCAATATTCTCAGGAACCATTTCTTTTCCAACAGAATAATATTCTTTTAATCGTTTACGGGAACGGAGCAGATTTGTAATTTTCGCAGCCAGTAACGGAGTCGAAAATGGTTTTGTAATATAATCATCGGCACCCATTTCTAAGCCTTTTATCTGTTGGCTGGTTTCATTTCTGGCTGTTAAAAGCATTAACGGAATATGTGATGTATTGATGTTTTGTTTTACTTTTTTACAAAAGTGTAAACCATCGAGTTCCGGCATCATAACATCGCTGATGATTAAATCAAATGGCTGTATTTCTAAAAGATCTAATGCCATTTGCCCGTTATAAGCCGTTGTAACATTGTATATTTTACTAAAATAGTCCTGCAGATAATCTAAAATCTCCTTATTATCGTCTACAATAAGCAGTTTTATAGGCTGATTGCTGTCGGTTATTTCATTTTCTTCTTCTAATAAAGCATCTTCATCCAATTCATTATCAGATATAATAGAAAGTTCATATAACGAACTTTCTACTTGCTGATCGTTTTTATAAACCTGATCTGAGATTGGAATGGTTACGGTAAATGTGCTTCCTTTTTCGGGCGCACTTTCGGCTGTAATTTCGCCATGATGCAGTTCTACCAAGCGCTTTGTAAAAGCCAAACCAACACCGGAACCCAAATTCATCTCGCGATTGTTTACCTGATAAAAACGATCAAAAACTTTGGACAGATCCTCTTCGCTAATTCCGACCCCCGTGTCAGCGACCTTTATTTGTACAGAATCATTTTTCTTAATTAATTCAACGTTAATGCTTTGGCCTGTTTTGGTGTATTTAAAAGCATTAGACAACAAATTAAATAAGATTTTTTCCATTGCGTCTTTGTCAAAATAGAATGCAAGTTCTGGTTCTTCAGAATGATACGTATAATGAATGCCGTTTTTCTCTGAAAGCGGTTTAAACGATTCGAAAATTTCTTTTGTAAAACCTACCACATCGCCTTTGCCTACTTTAAGCTGACGTGTTCCCATTTCGGTTTTTCTAAACTCAAATAACTGGTCAACCAAGTTATAAAGTCTTTTAGCGTTAATGAACATTAATTCATGTTTCTTTTTGGAGATTTTATCTGCAAATGGAATTTTTAATAATTCTTCTAATGGGGCTAAAATCAAGGTTAAAGGCGTTCTTAATTCATGTGATACATTAGTAAAGAAATCCATTTTTACCTGGTTAATATAGCTTACTCTTTCTTTATCAATACGTTCGAGTTTTAACTGCTGAACGGCCTTTATTCTTTCTTTTATGATTTTAAAACCAATGTATCCCGCCGTTCCAATAATCGTTAAAAGCAGTAAAGAAAACCAGATAGTTTTGTACCATGGCGGCAATATGATGATTTTTAAACTTCTAACAGCACTCATTTCACCATTTGGACCAATTGCCTTGATTTGAAAATTGTATTTTCCGTCAGGCAGATTGCTGTAGCTCACCTTCAATTCATCAGTTCGTTGCCAGTCTTTATCAAGGCCTTCCAGTTTATAATAATAGTAGGTTCGGTTGGATGAAATGTAATTAAACGTATTAAAAAATATACTGAATTGTTTGTATTCCGGACCAATTTCAAGTTCGTTTACCTGATCGATATGTTCCTCCAGAATATCGGTTTCATCTCCAACTGCTACCGTTTTATTTAAAACTTCTAAAGCTGTAAAATTGAGTTTTAAAGGCAGTGGCTGTTGTTTGATCATTGACGGGTAGAAGTACGAGATTCCTTTAATACCGCCAAAAAGAAGCATGCCGTCTTTGGCTTTATAAAAAGAATAATCGTTAAATTGTTTGTTTTGTAAACCGTCGCTTTCATCAAAAGTCTGAACAGAACCTTTGTCAGGATTAAACTTAATTAGTCCGCTGTTGGTAGAAACCCACAGATTTCCATCATCCGGAATTATTCCGTAAATCGTTTCTTTAACAAAATCATTCCCGGCTTTAAAACTAACGAATGATTCCTGAGTTTCGTCATACAAACGCAAACCTTCTCTGGTGCCAAGCCAGATTCTGTGCTTTTGATCTTCTGTAATGCAGTTTATAATATCATCACTTAATTTTCCGTGTCCGATGTTTCCAAATAAAAGAACATCCGGATAAAACAGCGTTACGCCGTTTGTAGTTCCAATCCAGATTCTATGTCTGCTGTCTTCAAACAAAAACGTTATATCATCAGAGGTAAGGCGTTTTCCGGCTTTATCTAAGTGAATGTGCGTAAAAGTTTTGGTTTCGGGATGAAACTGATCTAATCCTGATCTGGTTCCTACCCAAATGCGGCCTTTGGAATCTTTTAATAAACTGTAAACTAAATCTCCGGCAATTGTATTGGGATTATTGTTGTCATGACGAAAACGCTGGACAGAACCACTATTTGGATTAAGCAGATTCAATCCGCCGTTATGAGTTCCTATCAATACATTGCCGTTGTCATCAAATTCAATAGCTTTAATATTATTCGAACTTAAACTGTTTGGATTGTTTTCGCTGTTTGAATAATAGGTAATCGTATTGGCATTTTTGTTCCAGTAATTAAGCCCTTTATCATTGCTTCCAATCCAGAAATTACCTTTTGTATCTTGTTTGATCACCCCAATTACTTCATCGTTTAAAGAAGGTTTTCCGGAGTTTTGACTCAA encodes:
- a CDS encoding gluconate 5-dehydrogenase; the protein is MSINLFDLTGKTALITGGVHGLGMAMAKGLGNAGAKIVVNDHSSQEAVDKAIAEYKSEGIEAYGYLFDVTDETAVIAAINKIEAEVGPIDILINNAGIIKRTPIIEMEVADFEAVIKVDLTGPFIVSKTIAKGMIERGGGKIINMCSMMSELGRDSVSAYAAAKGGLKMLTKNMATEWAKFNIQTNGIGPGYFATSQTAPIRVNGHPFNEFIMGRTPAGRWGDPDDLQGAAIFLSSKASDFVNGHIVYVDGGILATIGKPSNES
- a CDS encoding hybrid sensor histidine kinase/response regulator transcription factor — its product is MKKKIAVVALLCILLFAAKSYAQVQDRYFRNISVDKGLSQSSVFAIQQDTLGFIWIGTQDGLNRYDSKGFKVYRPINNVKNSLQSYYIRSLFTDHKGQLWVGGNQGISVYNYNTDSFTNYQLPRNIGEWYISSITEDKEHRIWAASIAGDVFVLNPKAENFTAVKFNASSHEIKKIAYIGLWQQQIILGTDVGLFKLKHNTHQLTKIDLGAKKPYINDVYIDGKKLWAATEGEGVIQYNAENGQTSALLHTTGTNSIADNNIRCIGKDTEGNIWMGTFKGLTIFNPKNNSFTNYYHQISQPYTISQNSVRCFFKDKQNGIWLGTYYGGLNYYHKNDIKFNLLSQNSGKPSLNDEVIGVIKQDTKGNFWIGSNDKGLNYWNKNANTITYYSNSENNPNSLSSNNIKAIEFDDNGNVLIGTHNGGLNLLNPNSGSVQRFRHDNNNPNTIAGDLVYSLLKDSKGRIWVGTRSGLDQFHPETKTFTHIHLDKAGKRLTSDDITFLFEDSRHRIWIGTTNGVTLFYPDVLLFGNIGHGKLSDDIINCITEDQKHRIWLGTREGLRLYDETQESFVSFKAGNDFVKETIYGIIPDDGNLWVSTNSGLIKFNPDKGSVQTFDESDGLQNKQFNDYSFYKAKDGMLLFGGIKGISYFYPSMIKQQPLPLKLNFTALEVLNKTVAVGDETDILEEHIDQVNELEIGPEYKQFSIFFNTFNYISSNRTYYYYKLEGLDKDWQRTDELKVSYSNLPDGKYNFQIKAIGPNGEMSAVRSLKIIILPPWYKTIWFSLLLLTIIGTAGYIGFKIIKERIKAVQQLKLERIDKERVSYINQVKMDFFTNVSHELRTPLTLILAPLEELLKIPFADKISKKKHELMFINAKRLYNLVDQLFEFRKTEMGTRQLKVGKGDVVGFTKEIFESFKPLSEKNGIHYTYHSEEPELAFYFDKDAMEKILFNLLSNAFKYTKTGQSINVELIKKNDSVQIKVADTGVGISEEDLSKVFDRFYQVNNREMNLGSGVGLAFTKRLVELHHGEITAESAPEKGSTFTVTIPISDQVYKNDQQVESSLYELSIISDNELDEDALLEEENEITDSNQPIKLLIVDDNKEILDYLQDYFSKIYNVTTAYNGQMALDLLEIQPFDLIISDVMMPELDGLHFCKKVKQNINTSHIPLMLLTARNETSQQIKGLEMGADDYITKPFSTPLLAAKITNLLRSRKRLKEYYSVGKEMVPENIAFNTLDEEFLKQAIQIVEDHLADSEFSVDQFSKEIGMSRSNLYLKLKAITGESAMDFIKRIRFKKAVELMQSKRYTIAQITYMCGFNSPSYFSTAFKQHYGCMPSEYLAKIEDPKE
- the nagB gene encoding glucosamine-6-phosphate deaminase gives rise to the protein MIKSIIDKATGFEKRFENINTVVFENSSEASKAVAKEIASLIQSKQKENKPCILGLATGSSPKGLYAELVRLHKEEGLSFKNVITFNLDEYYPMEPDSINSYVRFMKELLLDQVDILPENYHIPDGTLSKEEIADYCHNYEAKIEALGGIDLQILGIGGNGHIGFNESGSLQNSKTRLVALDHITRVAASGDFSGLSNTPRTAITLGVKKIMEAKQVILMAWGEGKSNIIKKSVEGEVTNQIPASFLQEHNNAVFVLDKEASSKLTRINRPWLVEKIVWTDKLIRKAVLGLALDLKKPILMLTDADYIENGMSDLLADSGPAYDINIKIFNKLQNTITGWPGGKPNADDTNRPERAEPAKKRVLIFSPHPDDDIISMGGTFMRLQEQGHEVHVAYQTSGNIAVADDEALRFASFVIDYNEKFGIKSEEADSIYKKAQTFLKNKKASEIDIPEVRYLKGLIRKGEARSTSHFVGLPDEQIHFMELPFYETGTIKKKPLGKDDIQLTMDLIEKIKPHQIYAAGDLADPHGTHKVCLDAIFEAVKALKPKLFMNDCWVWLYRGAWQEWGIDEVEMAVPMSPDQVLAKRHGIFKHQSQKDGVVFQGTDAREFWQRAEDRNSETAQLYNQLGLAHYAAMEAFVRWEF
- a CDS encoding DUF4861 family protein, with translation MKLIKLHFLLAFVLPLMAMAQVKKSISIHNNSALDRKESVTAIKWAAVLSSFPQIDTANFVVINANTKKQVPYQLEHHGNRSIQNLLVQIDIKAKSSLRLLIQKGKPEAFASKTYARYVPERLDDFAWENDKIAFRAYGKALEKTEGDAYGYDVWVKRTNKLVLNDRYKRNEYHIDHGDGLDYYHVGYTLGAGNMAPYIKDTIRYSANYHQWKILDNGPLRSTFQLVYDTWNAGGIKVKAVKTISLDAGSQLNKIENSYTFDQNEPMPVVVGIIRREKQGIISLNEQQGIMGYWEPAFDKEGTTGLGTILTTPAKTMWVSKEQLLAKTTVTNKEPIIYYSGACWDKAGKITTAKQWMDYLNHFNEELKNPLIISVK